A window of Pseudomonas guangdongensis contains these coding sequences:
- a CDS encoding MerR family transcriptional regulator: MSEFPLAAPGAPQPSRQDELYPIREVSRLTGVNPVTLRAWERRYGLIQPTRTDSGHRLYSLADIEAVRSILAWIERGVAVSKVGKILARSAAPEPPREARETPAYADIAAGEWGEWQARLRAAVAAFDDGQLERLYGQVFSTYPLAVAFQDVLLPVWQALLLRQDGFGQTSEWLFLDSFLRARVLQRLLLCRGQGEARVLLAPLPGHRHELELLVCGLLLAGSDLAVTPLGLGQPFDELPLICEKRQPQALVLFSHCPPDAELGRQLGRLSLAVDCPLALAGEVAELAGEGLSGTPVASLGSDGQLMPRRLRQLLAGRLDT, encoded by the coding sequence ATGTCCGAATTTCCCCTTGCTGCGCCCGGTGCGCCCCAGCCCTCCCGGCAGGACGAGCTGTATCCGATTCGTGAGGTTTCCCGCCTGACCGGCGTCAATCCGGTCACCCTGCGAGCCTGGGAGCGACGCTACGGGCTGATCCAGCCGACCCGCACCGACAGCGGCCACCGGCTCTACTCGCTGGCCGACATCGAGGCGGTGCGCAGCATCCTGGCCTGGATCGAGCGCGGCGTGGCGGTCAGCAAGGTCGGCAAGATACTCGCGCGCAGCGCCGCCCCGGAGCCGCCCCGCGAGGCGCGCGAGACGCCGGCCTACGCCGATATCGCCGCCGGCGAATGGGGCGAGTGGCAGGCGCGCCTGCGCGCGGCGGTGGCGGCCTTCGACGACGGGCAGCTGGAGCGCCTGTACGGCCAAGTGTTCTCCACCTATCCGCTGGCGGTGGCCTTCCAGGATGTGCTGCTGCCGGTCTGGCAGGCCCTGCTGCTGCGCCAGGACGGTTTCGGCCAGACCAGCGAGTGGCTGTTCCTCGACAGCTTCCTGCGCGCGCGGGTGCTGCAGCGCCTGCTGCTGTGCCGCGGCCAGGGCGAGGCGCGGGTGCTGCTGGCGCCGCTGCCCGGTCACCGCCACGAGTTGGAGCTGCTGGTCTGTGGCCTGTTGCTGGCCGGCAGCGACCTGGCGGTCACCCCGCTGGGCCTCGGGCAGCCGTTCGACGAGCTGCCACTGATCTGCGAGAAGCGCCAGCCGCAGGCGCTGGTGCTGTTCTCCCACTGCCCGCCCGACGCCGAGTTGGGCCGCCAGCTCGGCCGGCTGAGTCTGGCGGTGGACTGCCCGCTGGCGCTGGCCGGCGAAGTCGCCGAGCTGGCCGGCGAAGGG
- a CDS encoding thiol-disulfide oxidoreductase DCC family protein, which produces MSEHPAWPLTLYYDGDCPLCAREIVALRRRASPQRLQLVDIAAPDFASAAGEPDRATLQARLHARFADGRWVSGLDATYWSWRAAGLERLALLLRWCGLRRALEPVYRLFCRLRPHLDWLPHPDGAARCRQDGCALPPRRDEKP; this is translated from the coding sequence ATGTCCGAGCATCCTGCCTGGCCCCTGACCCTCTACTACGACGGCGACTGCCCGCTGTGCGCCCGCGAGATCGTCGCGCTGCGCCGCCGCGCTTCGCCGCAGCGTCTGCAGCTGGTCGATATCGCCGCCCCCGACTTCGCCAGCGCCGCCGGCGAGCCGGACCGGGCCACGCTGCAGGCGCGCCTGCATGCGCGCTTCGCCGACGGACGCTGGGTCAGCGGCCTGGACGCCACCTACTGGAGCTGGCGCGCCGCCGGCCTCGAACGCCTGGCCCTGCTGCTGCGCTGGTGCGGGCTGCGCCGCGCGCTGGAGCCGGTCTACCGGCTGTTCTGCCGCCTGCGCCCGCACCTGGACTGGCTGCCGCACCCGGACGGCGCGGCGCGCTGCCGGCAGGACGGCTGCGCCCTGCCGCCACGCCGCGACGAGAAACCCTGA
- the folM gene encoding dihydromonapterin reductase: MSQSPAPILITGASQRVGLHCARRLLDDGQPLIVSYRTERPALDELRERGALTLAADFSGEAGILDFVGRLKQHTERLRAIVHNASDWLREEPGREAEAFTRMVSVHMLAPYLINLHCRELLERSAPADIVHITDDVVRRGSANRVAYCASKAGLENMTLSFAAQFAPHIKVNAIAPALVMFHDHDDVAYREKTLAKSVLGIEPGPDVVYQSLRYLLDNPYVTGTSLCVNGGRHVR; this comes from the coding sequence ATGAGCCAGTCCCCCGCCCCCATCCTGATTACCGGCGCCAGCCAGCGGGTCGGGTTGCACTGCGCCCGGCGCTTGCTCGACGACGGCCAGCCGCTGATCGTCAGCTACCGCACCGAGCGCCCGGCGCTCGACGAGCTGCGCGAGCGCGGCGCGCTGACCCTGGCCGCCGACTTCTCCGGCGAGGCGGGCATCCTCGACTTCGTCGGACGCCTCAAGCAGCACACCGAGCGCCTGCGCGCCATCGTCCACAACGCCTCGGACTGGCTGCGCGAGGAGCCGGGCCGCGAGGCCGAGGCCTTCACCCGGATGGTCAGCGTGCACATGCTGGCCCCCTACCTGATCAACCTGCACTGCCGCGAACTGCTGGAGCGCTCGGCGCCGGCCGACATCGTGCACATCACCGACGATGTGGTGCGCCGCGGCAGCGCCAACCGCGTCGCCTATTGCGCGAGCAAGGCCGGACTGGAGAACATGACCCTGTCGTTCGCCGCGCAGTTCGCGCCGCATATCAAGGTCAACGCCATCGCCCCGGCGCTGGTGATGTTCCACGACCACGACGACGTCGCCTACCGCGAGAAGACCCTGGCCAAGTCGGTCCTGGGTATCGAGCCGGGCCCGGACGTCGTCTACCAGAGCCTGCGCTACCTGCTGGACAACCCCTACGTCACCGGCACCAGCCTGTGCGTCAACGGCGGCCGTCACGTCCGGTGA